The following proteins are co-located in the Canis lupus dingo isolate Sandy chromosome 31, ASM325472v2, whole genome shotgun sequence genome:
- the WDR4 gene encoding tRNA (guanine-N(7)-)-methyltransferase non-catalytic subunit WDR4 isoform X1: MASSAGLALCGQALVVRGGSRFLATSTASSDDDVLFTYDCSTAEKPQENKGEDGQPVDKGSDTILASTFSKSGSYFALTDDSKRLILFRTKPWQCLSVRTVVRRCTALTFTASEEKLLVADKSGDVYSFPVLEPQRCGQLELGHLSMLLDVAVSPDDRYVLTADRDEKIRVSWAAAPHSIESFCLGHTEFVSRIFVVPDHPELLLSSSGDCTLRLWEYRGGRELHCCHLTSLREPAEPCGDKRFAASRIAYWSQESCVALLCDCIPVVYIFQLDASRQQLVYKQQLDFQHRVWDIAFEESQGLWVLQDYREAPLVLCRPVGGQWQAVPENAALKKVSAHVQENWAMLEGMAGVDVGFSGLYKATFDNVTAYLRKKEERLQKRRQNPPPGPNGQAKKMKPGEASVRS, translated from the exons ATGGCGAGTTCCGCGGGGCTGGCGCTGTGCGGGCAGGCGCTGGTGGTGCGCGGCGGCAGCCGGTTCCTCGCCACCTCCACTGCGAGCAG tGATGATGACGTCCTCTTCACATATGATTGCAGCACAGCAGAAAAGCCACAGGAGAATAAAGG GGAGGACGGGCAGCCCGTGGATAAGGGGAGTGACACGATTCTGGCGTCCACCTTCTCCAAGTCTGGCAGCTATTTTGCTTTAACTGATGACAGTAAGCGTCTGATTCTTTTCCGTACAAAACCATGGCAATGTCTGAGTGTCAG GACCGTGGTGAGGAGGTGCACGGCCCTGACCTTCACGGCCTCGGAGGAGAAGCTTTTGGTGGCCGACAAGTCTGGGGACGTTTATTCCTTTCCTGTGTTGGAGCCACAGAGATGCGGTCAGCTTGAGCTTGGGCACCTGTCAATGTTGTTGGACGTG GCTGTGAGTCCCGATGACCGCTACGTCCTCACTGCCGACCGGGATGAGAAGATCCGGGTCAGCTGGGCTGCGGCACCGCACAGCATCGAGTCCTTCTGCCTCGGGCACACAGA GTTTGTGAGCCGCATCTTCGTGGTGCCCGACCACCCCGAGCTGCTGCTGTCCTCCTCTGGG GACTGCACGCTGAGGCTCTGGGAGTACCGCGGGGGCCGAGAGCTGCACTGCTGCCACCTGACCAGCCTGCGGGAGCCAGCGGAGCCGTGCGGTGACAAG AGGTTTGCTGCATCCAGGATCGCTTACTGGAGCCAGGAGAGCTGTGTGGCGCTGCTGTGTGACTG TATTCCTGTGGTCTACATCTTCCAGCTCGATGCCTCTAGACAGCAGCTGGTTTACAAACAGCAGCTGGATTTTCAGCACAGAGTGTGGGACATTGCTTTCGAGGAGAGCCAGGGACTGTGGGTCCTGCAAGACTACCGGGAAGCCCCCCTTGTGCTATGCAGGCCTGTGGGGGGCCAGTGGCAG GCTGTTCCTGAAAATGCCGCTTTAAAGAAGGTCTCTGCCCATGTTCAGGAGAATTGGGCCATGTTGGAAG GCATGGCTGGCGTGGATGTTGGCTTCAGTGGTCTCTACAAGGCCACCTTTGACAACGTGACCGCCTAcctgaggaagaaggaggagaggctGCAGAAGCGGCGACAGAACCCGCCCCCTGGGCCTAACGGGCAGGCCAAGAAGATGAAGCCGGGGGAGGCATCCGTGAGGTCCTAG
- the WDR4 gene encoding tRNA (guanine-N(7)-)-methyltransferase non-catalytic subunit WDR4 isoform X2 — protein sequence MQGKVWSGRPGTVVRRCTALTFTASEEKLLVADKSGDVYSFPVLEPQRCGQLELGHLSMLLDVAVSPDDRYVLTADRDEKIRVSWAAAPHSIESFCLGHTEFVSRIFVVPDHPELLLSSSGDCTLRLWEYRGGRELHCCHLTSLREPAEPCGDKRFAASRIAYWSQESCVALLCDCIPVVYIFQLDASRQQLVYKQQLDFQHRVWDIAFEESQGLWVLQDYREAPLVLCRPVGGQWQAVPENAALKKVSAHVQENWAMLEGMAGVDVGFSGLYKATFDNVTAYLRKKEERLQKRRQNPPPGPNGQAKKMKPGEASVRS from the exons ATGCAGGGCAAGGTCTGGAGTGGAAGGCCCGG GACCGTGGTGAGGAGGTGCACGGCCCTGACCTTCACGGCCTCGGAGGAGAAGCTTTTGGTGGCCGACAAGTCTGGGGACGTTTATTCCTTTCCTGTGTTGGAGCCACAGAGATGCGGTCAGCTTGAGCTTGGGCACCTGTCAATGTTGTTGGACGTG GCTGTGAGTCCCGATGACCGCTACGTCCTCACTGCCGACCGGGATGAGAAGATCCGGGTCAGCTGGGCTGCGGCACCGCACAGCATCGAGTCCTTCTGCCTCGGGCACACAGA GTTTGTGAGCCGCATCTTCGTGGTGCCCGACCACCCCGAGCTGCTGCTGTCCTCCTCTGGG GACTGCACGCTGAGGCTCTGGGAGTACCGCGGGGGCCGAGAGCTGCACTGCTGCCACCTGACCAGCCTGCGGGAGCCAGCGGAGCCGTGCGGTGACAAG AGGTTTGCTGCATCCAGGATCGCTTACTGGAGCCAGGAGAGCTGTGTGGCGCTGCTGTGTGACTG TATTCCTGTGGTCTACATCTTCCAGCTCGATGCCTCTAGACAGCAGCTGGTTTACAAACAGCAGCTGGATTTTCAGCACAGAGTGTGGGACATTGCTTTCGAGGAGAGCCAGGGACTGTGGGTCCTGCAAGACTACCGGGAAGCCCCCCTTGTGCTATGCAGGCCTGTGGGGGGCCAGTGGCAG GCTGTTCCTGAAAATGCCGCTTTAAAGAAGGTCTCTGCCCATGTTCAGGAGAATTGGGCCATGTTGGAAG GCATGGCTGGCGTGGATGTTGGCTTCAGTGGTCTCTACAAGGCCACCTTTGACAACGTGACCGCCTAcctgaggaagaaggaggagaggctGCAGAAGCGGCGACAGAACCCGCCCCCTGGGCCTAACGGGCAGGCCAAGAAGATGAAGCCGGGGGAGGCATCCGTGAGGTCCTAG
- the WDR4 gene encoding tRNA (guanine-N(7)-)-methyltransferase non-catalytic subunit WDR4 isoform X3 translates to MLLDVAVSPDDRYVLTADRDEKIRVSWAAAPHSIESFCLGHTEFVSRIFVVPDHPELLLSSSGDCTLRLWEYRGGRELHCCHLTSLREPAEPCGDKRFAASRIAYWSQESCVALLCDCIPVVYIFQLDASRQQLVYKQQLDFQHRVWDIAFEESQGLWVLQDYREAPLVLCRPVGGQWQAVPENAALKKVSAHVQENWAMLEGMAGVDVGFSGLYKATFDNVTAYLRKKEERLQKRRQNPPPGPNGQAKKMKPGEASVRS, encoded by the exons ATGTTGTTGGACGTG GCTGTGAGTCCCGATGACCGCTACGTCCTCACTGCCGACCGGGATGAGAAGATCCGGGTCAGCTGGGCTGCGGCACCGCACAGCATCGAGTCCTTCTGCCTCGGGCACACAGA GTTTGTGAGCCGCATCTTCGTGGTGCCCGACCACCCCGAGCTGCTGCTGTCCTCCTCTGGG GACTGCACGCTGAGGCTCTGGGAGTACCGCGGGGGCCGAGAGCTGCACTGCTGCCACCTGACCAGCCTGCGGGAGCCAGCGGAGCCGTGCGGTGACAAG AGGTTTGCTGCATCCAGGATCGCTTACTGGAGCCAGGAGAGCTGTGTGGCGCTGCTGTGTGACTG TATTCCTGTGGTCTACATCTTCCAGCTCGATGCCTCTAGACAGCAGCTGGTTTACAAACAGCAGCTGGATTTTCAGCACAGAGTGTGGGACATTGCTTTCGAGGAGAGCCAGGGACTGTGGGTCCTGCAAGACTACCGGGAAGCCCCCCTTGTGCTATGCAGGCCTGTGGGGGGCCAGTGGCAG GCTGTTCCTGAAAATGCCGCTTTAAAGAAGGTCTCTGCCCATGTTCAGGAGAATTGGGCCATGTTGGAAG GCATGGCTGGCGTGGATGTTGGCTTCAGTGGTCTCTACAAGGCCACCTTTGACAACGTGACCGCCTAcctgaggaagaaggaggagaggctGCAGAAGCGGCGACAGAACCCGCCCCCTGGGCCTAACGGGCAGGCCAAGAAGATGAAGCCGGGGGAGGCATCCGTGAGGTCCTAG